CCACATGGGGCAAGACCGTTTTCACCAGATATTATGGTTTATCTTTGGAGTTTTCGGATCTTTTAGCAGGCATGCTTATGATAGGGGCATTTATACAACCATTGTCAGGTTATATCTCAGACATTATTGGTAAAAGAAAGCTCTTAATAATAATCTCTCAAGCTTCTATCTTTGTATTAATCCTCTTATTCCCCAAACTACCTTCAACATATTATCTGGCCCTAGCACTTTTAATAGGTCTCATTGCTTCTTTTATCATTCCAAATATATTCGCTCTTTCTGGAGAACTTCTTGGAGTTAAGAAAAACGCATTGGGATTTGGAGTTACGAATACATTCTTGAACTTAGGTATTATTCTTGGTCCTTTATCATTAGGCTATGTTCTAGATTCAACGGATAGTAGTTATCTCTTTTTCGTTTCAATGGCAATCTTTGTTTTATTGGGGTTAATCTTTAGCTCAATTTTAAAATCATAGATAAAAAGCATTCACTAAAATAAATTGGCGGGCCCGATGGGATTTGAACCCACGACCTTCGGGTTAAGAGCTTCAGCCCCTTGTACGATTTGAAGGTCCGCTGCTCTTCCTGACTGAGCATCTCGGCCAGAGAATATTATCCCCCAGCTTACGGGCCCAGTTGCCCACCGATTAAAGCCTTAGTTGAAATTAAATTTAATAATTGTTTCGTTTTCTATTAGAATGCATAGTGTGTGAACATAAAATAATTCTCACAAACTAAGTTTATCTTGAGGATGAAGACATGGCAAGTCTATCATTTATTGGACTAGGATTAAACAATGAAAATGGGATTTCAATACAAGGTATGGACATTGCTAAAAAAGCTGATATTGCAATGATTGAACTTTACACCAATTTTATGCCAGAACTTGATCTAGAGAATCTTTCCAAGCTACTCGAAAAAGAGATTAAAATTCTAAAAAGGAGTGATTTAGAAGAGAATTCAGAAGATGTTATACTGAAATATGCTCATCAGAAAAATATAGCATTATTAGTACCCGGTGATCCCATGGTAGCTACAACTCATGTTGCATTAAGAATTCAAGCAGAGAATGCGGGTATAAGGACAAGAGTAATTCATTCAGCATCGATCATCTCTGCAGTTGCAGGCGCAACTGGATTACAAGTATATAAATTTGGAAGAACAGTTACGATTCCATTTAATAGTTCAGCTTCTTTACCCGAATCGCTTTATTCATTTATCAGTGAAAATGAAAAGAGTGGCTCACATACATTAGCCCTTTTAGATATAGACACTGAAAAAGATAGATATATGAAGATTGACGAAGCTATCGAAAAATTATTACAAATGGAAAAACAAATGAAAGGAAAAATAATTGGTCAAGAAAGATTGGCAATAGGTTTATCAAATATAGGATCAGAAAAAGCAATAATTAAGGCTACTAAAATTAAGGAACTTTTAAAATATAGGTTTGATTCTCCCCCTTTCTCCATAGTTCTGCCTGGAAAATTACATTTCATGGAAAAAGAAGCTTTAATTACGCTTTGTAATGCTAGCAAAGAAGATTTGGAGGGCTAAATCTGACCAAAGATGCTGAGATTAAAGCAGAAAAATATATTTCGAATATTGAAAACGCTCTTAAAAGCATCAAGCAACCTTATACTTTAAAAATTAGTTCAAAAGAAGTAGAATCAGTTATTCAATATGTTCGTGATTATCTTTCAGATTCAAAATTCTATTTAAAAGAAAAAAGAGATATTACAAATTCATTAATATCTTCCTCTTATGCTGAAGGTTTACTTGATGCAATGAGGCTATTGAAGATTATTGAATTTAGCTGGAATAAAGAAAAGGAGGGCTACTAAGCCATAATGGGTAATATAGTTCTTGCTACTGGTGCTTTTGACTTACTGCACTATGGGCATCTGAGATTCTTAGAAGAATCTAAAAAAACAGGAGGAAAAGGTTCTAAGCTAATTGTAGTTGTAGCAAGAGATAAGACTGTCGAGGAAAGAAAAGGTAAACAGCCTGTTATGCCAGAAAACCAAAGAAGAGCTTTAGTCGAAGCTTTGAAGCCAGTTGACAAGGCCATTCTTGGAAGCAAGGATATGAGCATAGAAGACGTTATCGTAAAAGTAAAACCGGATATTATAACAGTTGGATATGATCAAGATGACATTCAGCAGATGGTTGAGGAAGCCATTAAAAATCCAGATTTCAATTTCAAATTAGTTAAAATTAAAAAATTTGGTCCAAAACACCTCAATAGCTCTTCAAAGATAAAGAGGAAGATTAAAAGTTCAAAATAGTTATCTTTACTTTATCTCCATCTTTCAATCCTAATTTTTCTCTAAGATTGTAGGACGAGATAATCTCAACCACATCGTCTCCATAATGCGTTCTCAATGCGAATACAATAGCCCCATCAATTTCATCATTTATTAAAGCCTTACAACACTTGACTGTTCCAAAGCTTCGCGAACCATTGCTAAAGCCATTAATTGTTATTAATTGGCTCGTCTCTATCATTTTTTTCTTATTCAATTCTTCTCCAGATAGCCTTAGATTCAATGTTCCTGGAAAAGGTTCAAAACCCAACTTCTTAAAAAATTCCTTTTTGTAACCATCGTGAGAAATGTAATACGCTCCTTCACCGAATCCAGAGAAAAGGATTCCCGATATAGTAACCTTTTGTTTAGTTTCTTCAAGAATTCTCTGTAGTTTAATGTACATATCTCTAAGCATATCCATGCCATCATCAGTTATTTTTATAGTCTCCTTTCTTCCACGCCTAGTCCTTCTTATTAGACCCTTATCTTCTAATTCAATCAAATGTCTGGATGCGGTCTGCTGAGAGAACTCCAATTTCTCTCCAATTTCGTTTGTAGTAAGTTCTATCTCGCCTGGATACGCACCTATTTCAGCTAATTTATAAAGAGTAAAAAGTAAATTCTCTTTCATCGTAAGATACCAAAGTTTTCTAATTTTTACTATAATACTTTAATATGTTTGTTTGTTGAAATTCAAATTAATTTGTTATGCAATCAACTAATCGTATTTAGAAAGGTTGATTCTATTAATGACTATTATTACTTTAATATCTGATTTTGGTTTAAAGGATCCTTACGTTGCTGAAATGAAAGCTGTGATTCTTTCAATATGTCCTAATGTAACAATTATTGATGTTACCCATGAAGTTGATAAATTCGATATGAATATGGGGATGTTTATTCTAGCTTCTGTAGCGCCTTATTTTCCTAAAG
This is a stretch of genomic DNA from Candidatus Bathyarchaeota archaeon. It encodes these proteins:
- a CDS encoding MFS transporter; this encodes TWGKTVFTRYYGLSLEFSDLLAGMLMIGAFIQPLSGYISDIIGKRKLLIIISQASIFVLILLFPKLPSTYYLALALLIGLIASFIIPNIFALSGELLGVKKNALGFGVTNTFLNLGIILGPLSLGYVLDSTDSSYLFFVSMAIFVLLGLIFSSILKS
- the dph5 gene encoding diphthine synthase, with product MASLSFIGLGLNNENGISIQGMDIAKKADIAMIELYTNFMPELDLENLSKLLEKEIKILKRSDLEENSEDVILKYAHQKNIALLVPGDPMVATTHVALRIQAENAGIRTRVIHSASIISAVAGATGLQVYKFGRTVTIPFNSSASLPESLYSFISENEKSGSHTLALLDIDTEKDRYMKIDEAIEKLLQMEKQMKGKIIGQERLAIGLSNIGSEKAIIKATKIKELLKYRFDSPPFSIVLPGKLHFMEKEALITLCNASKEDLEG
- a CDS encoding FAD synthase; its protein translation is MGNIVLATGAFDLLHYGHLRFLEESKKTGGKGSKLIVVVARDKTVEERKGKQPVMPENQRRALVEALKPVDKAILGSKDMSIEDVIVKVKPDIITVGYDQDDIQQMVEEAIKNPDFNFKLVKIKKFGPKHLNSSSKIKRKIKSSK
- a CDS encoding DUF120 domain-containing protein, translating into MKENLLFTLYKLAEIGAYPGEIELTTNEIGEKLEFSQQTASRHLIELEDKGLIRRTRRGRKETIKITDDGMDMLRDMYIKLQRILEETKQKVTISGILFSGFGEGAYYISHDGYKKEFFKKLGFEPFPGTLNLRLSGEELNKKKMIETSQLITINGFSNGSRSFGTVKCCKALINDEIDGAIVFALRTHYGDDVVEIISSYNLREKLGLKDGDKVKITILNF